CAACTGTTGCGTCCAATCGTCAAAGCCAGCTTCAAAGCTGCTCCCGGTGCGCTGAATGCCATGATGGATAAAGCGATCTCGATTGCTATGTCCGGGCAGCCGGGTCCGGTGCATATTGATGTGCCAATTTCTGTTGCTGAAAGCGAGACAACGGAGCTGCTGAAATCTCCTAATTACGGTGTTCGTGCTGCTCAGTTGCCATTTGGTGATGTGCTGGAACAAGCGCGCGATCTGCTTGGTTCTGCTGAACGCCCGATTGCGATCGCCGGGTTGGATGCTGTTAATGTGGATGCTGGCAAAGAGATTGAAGCTTTCTGTGAGGCCTACCAGATCCCACTGATCACGAGCTATAAGGGAAAGGGATTGATCCCTGAAGCGCATAGACTTTCCCTTGGTGGTGCGGGCTTGTCGCCGAAAGCAGATAAGAGCCTGATGCCATTGTTGCAGGATGCTGATCTGGTTGTGCTGATTGGGTATGACCCGATTGAAATGCGGGTGAACTGGCGCAATCCATGGAGTGAAAACACATCTGTGATCGAGCTCACGCCGGTGTTGCGCAGCCACGGTATGCACCATGTCAGCCACACTCTGGAAGGTGACATCAAACCAACTCTGCTTGCGCTGATGCCAGAAGATGAGGCGGGTAGCATAGCTGAAGATAATGCGTGGATTGTTGAGCGTGCTGGTGCCGCACGAAAGCAACTGGCAGCTGATTTTACCGCAGAAGACAGTGGTTGGGGTCCGGCTACTATCTTCCACGGGTTACGGGATGTTTTGCCAGACAGCACCGTTGCGACTGCGGATAGCGGTGCTCACCGCATTCTGGTGAGTCAGATCTGGAAAAGCGTTCATCCTCGTACGATGCTGCAAAGTTCTGCACTGTGCACCATGGCCTGCGCCCTGCCGCTTGGCATCGGTCACAAAATGGCAAAGCCGGAAGATCCGGTTGTGGTGTTTGTTGGAGATGCTGGTTTGGAGATGGGTCTTGGCGATCTGGCGGTTCTGCGGGATATGCAGGTACCATTTATCGTATGTGTGTTGGTCGATGAGAGCCTGTCTCTGATTGAGCTGAAGCAACGTGCCAACCAGAACCCAAATCTGGGCGTTGATTTCTCCGCCACAAACTTCCCTGCTCTTGCTGAGGCTTATGGCGGGCGTGGCATCTGGGTAGATGACAGCGAAGGGTTGAAGCGGGAAGCAGAAGCCGCTCTTGCCCGAAATACCTTCACAATGCTTGCCTGCCGCATTGACCGCAGGGCCTATGACGGCAAGCTATAGAGCCTGATAGTTTTGATCGTGCCTCAGGTGTTGCCTGTGGCACGGTCTGCAATGCGCTGGAAGATCACATCAAGCTCTTCACTGAGCGAGCTCAGATCTTCCGCAGCAGTATCGCGATAGGGCTGGAATACAAAGCTTGGTGTCTTCCACGAGAGTGTCGTTGATCCATTTCTGCTTTCTGTCAGGTAGAACCTTATAGGCGCTTCAATGCCTGACTGTACGTTAGCGGCCAACATTCTTCTGGCAAAATCATTCCGAAATACGCCAATGACGTAGTTGCCGGGAATCTCGAAGCCGTTTGCTTTGGCTCCGCGAGAGGCACTGGCCATGCTGACCAAGAGCATATCTTCTTCGCGAATGGCTTTCTTCAAAGAATCCAGCAGGTCTTCAATGGCCATTGTGGTTTCAATCACACGCCAACCATTGCGTGGAAGAACCTTGCCTTCTTGTGCCTGTTCTGTGGTGATCTGAGCTTGCGAGGGTTGAAAGGCGGCCATGACGAACATCAATGTTCCGACAAAGCCGAGCATACCGGTGAGAACTTTCATTCCAAAATCCTTCTCTCATCTCAATCATTTTAGGTGGGGGATCTCAACAGGCAGTTGTCCAGTCCCCCTCCATTTTAATGGGCTAAATTTTAGTGGTTTTGTCTCTTTGCATTCTGGCAAATCGCCAAACTACTTTGCTGATACTGGAGCTGGATCCATACCAACCCAATAACGGACACGCGCCCCAATCATGGAGCCTGCAAAAGCGAAGACCAACCACAGCCAGCCGTGCATAGAGCCAGAAGTTATGCCCCCCAGATAGGCTCCGATATTGCAGCCGTAGGCAAGGCGTGCGCCATAGCCGAGCATCAACCCGCCTACAATTGCAGTTCCCGCATCCCGTAGATTTATTTTTTTCGTGGGGTTGAATTTTCCAGCAAGGCCAGCCGCAATCAGCGCGCCTAAAACGATGCCGAAATTCATGACGGATGTGGAATCTGCGAAGACAGAGTTTTTGATCGCACCAACCTGCCCTTTCCAATAGGGCCAGGTCTCGACCGGGATGCCAACAGCGTAGAAAATCTTCGCGCCCCAGAGAGCAAATCCAGATGTGATGCCCCAAGGACGACGCAGCACAATGAACGTAAGAACGCAAACCAACGCTAATATCAACGCACCCAGTACATAGCCCCATTGGCCCTGTAAAAGGGAGGTTGTTTTGCGTGGTTTTTCCAGCCCACCCCATTGCTTTTTCTCGATAAACACAGAGGCGATAGCAAACGCTATTAACGGTACAATAGTGATTAGAAGCGCAGGCACGACCCCAAAACCACGCACAAGCGAAAACGCCGGTATTCTTGGAAGTGAATTCCAAAACGGGAGGTGCGCTGTTGCAATCACACTGCCCAAAATGAAGAAGGCAAGCGTGATGAGCATTCGTGATGATCCGCCGCCCACAGTGAACAAGGTGCCTGATCCACATCCGCCGCCAAGCTGCATGCCAACGCCGAAAATGAAAGCCCCAATTGCGGCTCCAACGCCAAACGGGAATACAAACCCACCTGTTCTAATTCCAATGTCCGGCCCGTATTGCAGGAGTGGGAAACTTATCAAACAAACCAATGAGATAAGCAGGAATTGAGCGCGCAGGCCCTGCCCCCTTCGCTGGGTCACAATTCGGCGCCATGCAGCGGTGAAGCCGAAGCTGGTGTGATATAAGGCAACACCGGCCAGTGCGCCGATCATTGCGCCACCCATTACGCGCCAGCCATTGTACTGAAAGCCCAGCGTTGCGACGACCGCCAACGCAAGCAATGCGCCGATTACGATCGCAACCTGTGGAGATTGTAGGTGCTGATCCACTTTTGTTTGTTGATAGCTACTGGTGTTCGCCATTAATTCGCCATGTACTTAGAGTCTTTTCTGATAGGGACATTACACAGAGGTGATCAACTAGAAAAT
The window above is part of the Pseudovibrio sp. Tun.PSC04-5.I4 genome. Proteins encoded here:
- a CDS encoding thiamine pyrophosphate-binding protein encodes the protein MRGADLIAQKLHQAGSSFAFGIPGGEVLALMDALNLAGLKFNLVKHENAGGFMAEGAWHGMARQGTDAPVVLLATLGPGVTNAVNVIANAYQDRVPLVFLTGCVDTAEAETYTHQVMDHQQLLRPIVKASFKAAPGALNAMMDKAISIAMSGQPGPVHIDVPISVAESETTELLKSPNYGVRAAQLPFGDVLEQARDLLGSAERPIAIAGLDAVNVDAGKEIEAFCEAYQIPLITSYKGKGLIPEAHRLSLGGAGLSPKADKSLMPLLQDADLVVLIGYDPIEMRVNWRNPWSENTSVIELTPVLRSHGMHHVSHTLEGDIKPTLLALMPEDEAGSIAEDNAWIVERAGAARKQLAADFTAEDSGWGPATIFHGLRDVLPDSTVATADSGAHRILVSQIWKSVHPRTMLQSSALCTMACALPLGIGHKMAKPEDPVVVFVGDAGLEMGLGDLAVLRDMQVPFIVCVLVDESLSLIELKQRANQNPNLGVDFSATNFPALAEAYGGRGIWVDDSEGLKREAEAALARNTFTMLACRIDRRAYDGKL
- a CDS encoding DUF302 domain-containing protein; its protein translation is MKVLTGMLGFVGTLMFVMAAFQPSQAQITTEQAQEGKVLPRNGWRVIETTMAIEDLLDSLKKAIREEDMLLVSMASASRGAKANGFEIPGNYVIGVFRNDFARRMLAANVQSGIEAPIRFYLTESRNGSTTLSWKTPSFVFQPYRDTAAEDLSSLSEELDVIFQRIADRATGNT
- a CDS encoding YeeE/YedE family protein — protein: MANTSSYQQTKVDQHLQSPQVAIVIGALLALAVVATLGFQYNGWRVMGGAMIGALAGVALYHTSFGFTAAWRRIVTQRRGQGLRAQFLLISLVCLISFPLLQYGPDIGIRTGGFVFPFGVGAAIGAFIFGVGMQLGGGCGSGTLFTVGGGSSRMLITLAFFILGSVIATAHLPFWNSLPRIPAFSLVRGFGVVPALLITIVPLIAFAIASVFIEKKQWGGLEKPRKTTSLLQGQWGYVLGALILALVCVLTFIVLRRPWGITSGFALWGAKIFYAVGIPVETWPYWKGQVGAIKNSVFADSTSVMNFGIVLGALIAAGLAGKFNPTKKINLRDAGTAIVGGLMLGYGARLAYGCNIGAYLGGITSGSMHGWLWLVFAFAGSMIGARVRYWVGMDPAPVSAK